TTGTAAAATAACGATAAGCGATGATACACGCGATTAAGCAATCAGCTTCTATCGTAAACATTCTTTAAAAGCAattgaatgaaaaaatttaaataaatattttaacgaaATACTGACTTCCaatgatttgtttttgaattggGGATTCCCGGATTGTGAGAGTGGAGAGACCTTCATTCACTTTATCCTGGATGGACGTGGCAGAAGTTGATTGCTCTGTAGATGAAACAAggaaaagcaaacaataaaaatctttatcaTTACACTTTTGttggaaatagttcaatgaaTAAACCTTTAAAAGTTAAGAggaatgttttgtttcaaaacgttAAACAACTGACCAAGATATCATTAATGATGTTAAATAGGTAAAAACAACCGAAAAACCTGATATGGGTGGATAATTGGTATAGGTTGTTCAGGGTTTAGGTTAGTATAGCATATGTAGTATGGTAGTGTAGTACATATATAGTGTAAGTGGTATAGGTTGTTAGgtataaatcatataattgataataaataaatcataTATCAGTTTGAACATTTGCCAGTAAATCAATTTGATCAGGGGATGTCCCTTGTTTTATACCTGGGGATTCCCGGGTTGTAAGAGTAGAGGAACCTGCATTTACTTCATCCTGGATGGATGTGGAAGAGGTTGAGGAAGATTGCTCTGATAGTTTAGAGagtaaaacaatgaaaaaatttcaattgaaTAAATACTAAGTTTATAGATTGCttgtgtttaaaactttacagTATGATAAGATTGCAACATTTGATTAAAAAGCCAAACATTGAAGCCACCGGAACACCTGATATTGGCAAATAAGCAGTAGAAGGTTCTGGTCCTACTTCAAACGGAGATGAGAATTCACTCAGCTTTATTTTCACACTGCTTGGTGTTGGTTCAGGTTCCTCGTTCTTTTTAAGATCACATATGTGGTAGGTGACGTCAGATTTATTCAACGAACGCAGCTTTTCGTCAATTTCATCATAGACTGGAAAtcataaaaaacataaaaaagcaaacattacGTTAACGacaacaaataaagcaaagaACAACACAATCATCCAACTTTACTTTCAAATGTAAATGGTActtaatatttaatataatggcaatatactgtagttatggTATGCTTTGGATGTAGGAATAATATGGCAGTATACTTAACACGTGCTATTTACCTTGTTGTATATCTGGTCGATTCTTCGCCTCGAAATCCCAGCATCGAACCATGACATCTTTTAAGAACTTGAAGATATCAAGATCTTCAGGATTGTCTTTTAATGATGACTCAACGTCAtcaagatatttttgttttggtttttgtCCACAATGAATTATAAGATGGGTAATTAGGCCTGGGTTTGGAGGAAAAGGATCATCACAAGAAAATGCAGGATGCCTGGTGAGGATTGCACAGAGCACCATCCCATagctaaaatataaaatacaagaaagaaTGTTGTTTTACTCTTACTTCACTGTTTTAACTTATGttggaaatatttacaacagcaacaaatgTATAAATAATTCTTTCACTGACAATTCAAGCTGTTTCATTcacaaaaataagaaaactttttcCCACCTATACACATCCATACTTGGCTTTTTATCACTTAGCATGTTTCTCAAAAGCTCTGGTGCAGTGTAGAATGGAGTATGCTGAGTAGTTGGAGTTATTGTAAAAGATCCTCCGGTAACTCCTGTTGCTGTGGCAATAGCAACAGAGCCAAAATCTGCAATCTTCACCATCAGGTCTGGTgtgagcaaaatattttctggtTTCAGATTGCAATGTAAGTAGGACCTTTTCTTATCATGGTGGTGCAAGTAACGTAAGCCGTCACTTATTTGATGGGCAAATCGGAGCTGTAGGAGCAATGGAATGTTCGCTATATCTCCTTGTAGCCACAGAAAATCATCCAAGTTGCCAGCTTCAACATATTCCATGATGATTCCAATACAATTGCTCCATTCTGTGATGCCATGAACAGCAACAATGTGTTGATGTTTGAGTCGATAAAGAACTTTCATTTCTCTCTCAACACTGAAAACACAAGTGATACATCTGGAAAATTAAGTCAAATAAATTAgattttttctactttttatctagtgttgacgtcacaatagacACTGTTTTATAGATTTACCATAACGTCGACTTGAGTAAAATCAAGTTATTTGAATAATCGAGCTGAGGCAAGTCATTAAATGGGTCATTACAAACTTGTTATCAATCTATTGTAGCAAATTGATGGATTCGCAAGTATCGCTGCTCTACAAAATCTGCAGTCACAAGCATAGATGCGTGG
The Clavelina lepadiformis chromosome 4, kaClaLepa1.1, whole genome shotgun sequence DNA segment above includes these coding regions:
- the LOC143452432 gene encoding receptor-interacting serine/threonine-protein kinase 1-like, which codes for MMSSFQSYEASSLKTSWDKEDLLGRGSFATARRCIHDQLGRVVTKCFKVKGPSVEKVMMNVEREMKVLYRLKHQHIVAVHGITEWSNCIGIIMEYVEAGNLDDFLWLQGDIANIPLLLQLRFAHQISDGLRYLHHHDKKRSYLHCNLKPENILLTPDLMVKIADFGSVAIATATGVTGGSFTITPTTQHTPFYTAPELLRNMLSDKKPSMDVYSYGMVLCAILTRHPAFSCDDPFPPNPGLITHLIIHCGQKPKQKYLDDVESSLKDNPEDLDIFKFLKDVMVRCWDFEAKNRPDIQQGK